One Acidobacteriaceae bacterium genomic region harbors:
- a CDS encoding carboxypeptidase regulatory-like domain-containing protein, with protein MFSAAAQFDTGTVSGTTVDNSGAVIPNAKVTVTNEGTGRSVTQTTNGAGAFSASDLPFGTYTVTATASGFGTATSKNIVLNVGAAVHVTMKLAAAAVSESVTVTGTENSVNTETTVSGETFNSTQIENLPVNGRDVNDFLEIAPGSVGSAPEFQGSVNGLENIFSGLNITVDGQSAVRGDITGFLNTEGQEQPHITRSSLDSIQEIDFANNGYSAETGHSLGPQMNIITKGGTNQFHGTLFEFFRNDALDAHDYFEIGRKQPLKLNQFGANLGGPIVKNKLFFFTNYEGTRQHLTTIDPLNHTVSAYVRSKFVPSMQPILQQLAPLPAGCNVIPTPTACAYPGSPVDIVGGVKSAQLVLDPVDLSDVLREDTGSLRFDYNPTDADRFMVRYNINDSDTEHTYGANIGQVSPQALRTQLFKLDETHTFSATLLNDASLAYTRFYSNTASNTPKPYYSIAGFFTDLGSLPGAGAFNQNNAYSTYEFFDNITKVLHTSSLKFGTQIRVNRQVQSLDPEQTYDFASFSDLENNNPFVLQKIGYAGSLGMHNSEYDFYVQDNWHVSRRLVLNLGLRYDYNTTWQENRNHFQNFNIATQTVLPSTQPMYTAPKGDIAPRIGLAYDPFGRGKTVFHAYAGMFYLPMWLSFNLSSNNPAYASYNANVFDALFGGYSIAFPSPNPPVTAGTQVVYSFPTHPKDPNALNWLFGVEQQLPGQFVTVINYSANRVNHQQAGVNFAAINENPANPFTGVSQVYSQYASENYLGDDLGSDYQALQAQLRRNYHHLNSSLNYTWSHEIDDMVNVFSGYSDPFNPKFDRSSGDIDVRSNFTASMVYDFSDLHDRSRWERVAGGGWQLSSIFQARSGLPENITLVSGFFGNPVRPNYVPGKNVYVPHVTWVTQNGSYNSAAFAVPSAYDGTWGENMGNVGRNALRGPGFFQWDFSAMKNFSLTEKAKLQFRTDLFNILNHPNYSNPDGGICLAVTPASGTTSAGCLPNANFGVTASTVANQTGNGQIGNGTARQAQFSVKLLF; from the coding sequence GTGTTTTCAGCGGCAGCACAGTTTGATACGGGCACGGTGAGCGGAACGACCGTCGATAACTCGGGCGCGGTGATCCCCAATGCAAAGGTCACCGTGACGAACGAGGGCACCGGGCGCTCCGTAACTCAGACGACGAACGGTGCGGGCGCGTTCAGCGCATCCGATCTTCCGTTTGGCACCTATACGGTTACCGCGACTGCCTCCGGGTTCGGGACTGCGACCAGCAAGAATATCGTTCTGAACGTCGGCGCAGCTGTACACGTAACGATGAAACTTGCCGCCGCAGCCGTGTCGGAGAGCGTGACCGTCACGGGAACGGAAAACAGTGTCAACACTGAGACCACGGTGAGCGGCGAGACCTTCAACTCCACGCAAATCGAGAATCTTCCGGTGAACGGGAGAGATGTGAATGACTTCCTCGAGATCGCGCCCGGATCAGTAGGGTCGGCTCCGGAATTTCAAGGCAGCGTTAACGGTCTGGAGAATATCTTCAGCGGCCTCAATATCACCGTCGACGGACAGAGCGCGGTTCGCGGCGACATTACTGGCTTCCTCAATACCGAGGGGCAAGAGCAGCCGCACATCACACGGTCCAGTCTCGACAGCATCCAGGAAATCGACTTCGCCAACAACGGCTATAGTGCCGAAACCGGCCACTCCCTTGGACCGCAGATGAACATCATCACCAAGGGCGGAACGAACCAGTTTCACGGCACGCTGTTTGAGTTCTTCCGCAACGACGCTCTTGATGCTCACGATTATTTCGAGATCGGCCGCAAGCAGCCTCTGAAGCTGAATCAGTTCGGCGCAAACCTCGGCGGTCCCATCGTGAAGAACAAGCTGTTCTTCTTTACGAATTACGAAGGAACGCGCCAGCACCTCACCACGATTGATCCACTGAACCATACGGTCAGCGCCTATGTGCGCTCGAAGTTTGTTCCGTCGATGCAGCCGATTCTGCAGCAGCTAGCGCCGTTGCCTGCTGGTTGCAATGTCATCCCTACGCCTACGGCCTGCGCCTATCCGGGATCGCCGGTAGATATTGTCGGCGGCGTGAAGAGCGCACAGCTTGTGCTTGACCCGGTGGACCTCTCCGATGTTCTTCGCGAGGATACGGGCTCATTGCGTTTCGATTACAACCCCACAGACGCCGACCGCTTCATGGTCCGCTACAACATCAATGACTCCGATACGGAGCACACGTATGGCGCCAACATCGGCCAGGTGTCGCCCCAGGCGTTGCGCACGCAATTGTTCAAGCTGGATGAGACTCACACATTCAGCGCCACGCTGCTGAATGACGCAAGCCTCGCCTACACCCGCTTTTACTCCAATACCGCGTCCAACACACCAAAGCCGTACTACTCGATCGCTGGCTTCTTCACCGACCTCGGTTCGTTGCCCGGCGCAGGTGCCTTCAACCAGAACAATGCGTATAGCACCTACGAGTTTTTCGATAACATCACGAAGGTCCTGCATACCAGCAGTCTGAAGTTCGGCACGCAGATTCGCGTCAATCGGCAGGTGCAGTCGCTGGATCCCGAGCAGACCTACGACTTCGCGAGCTTCAGCGATCTCGAGAACAACAATCCGTTCGTTCTCCAGAAGATCGGCTATGCGGGATCGCTGGGTATGCACAACTCCGAGTACGACTTCTATGTGCAGGACAACTGGCACGTTTCGCGCCGGCTTGTGCTCAATCTTGGATTGCGCTACGACTACAACACGACGTGGCAGGAGAACCGCAACCACTTCCAGAACTTCAATATTGCAACGCAGACGGTCCTTCCGTCGACACAGCCGATGTATACCGCTCCCAAGGGAGACATCGCTCCTCGCATCGGTCTGGCATATGACCCGTTCGGCCGCGGCAAGACGGTCTTCCACGCATATGCCGGCATGTTTTATCTGCCGATGTGGCTCAGCTTCAATCTGTCATCGAATAACCCGGCATACGCGAGCTATAACGCAAACGTGTTCGACGCGCTGTTTGGCGGGTATTCCATTGCATTCCCATCGCCCAATCCGCCTGTTACTGCTGGCACGCAGGTTGTCTATTCCTTCCCGACACATCCTAAGGATCCCAATGCTCTCAACTGGCTATTTGGTGTTGAGCAGCAACTCCCGGGACAGTTTGTAACGGTGATCAACTACAGCGCCAACAGGGTCAATCATCAGCAGGCAGGCGTAAACTTCGCCGCAATCAATGAAAATCCGGCGAACCCATTTACGGGCGTTTCGCAGGTGTATAGCCAATACGCATCAGAAAACTACCTTGGTGACGACCTCGGCTCAGACTACCAGGCGTTGCAGGCGCAGTTGCGCCGTAACTACCACCACTTGAACTCTTCGTTGAACTACACCTGGTCGCACGAGATCGACGACATGGTGAATGTATTCAGCGGCTACTCTGACCCATTCAATCCCAAGTTCGACCGGTCCAGCGGTGACATTGACGTTCGTAGCAACTTCACCGCGAGCATGGTCTACGACTTCTCCGATTTGCACGACAGATCGCGATGGGAGCGGGTTGCAGGAGGTGGCTGGCAGCTCTCGAGTATCTTCCAGGCGCGCTCCGGCCTGCCGGAGAACATCACACTCGTGAGCGGATTCTTCGGCAACCCTGTGCGTCCGAACTATGTACCCGGCAAGAATGTGTACGTTCCGCACGTCACGTGGGTGACGCAGAATGGAAGTTACAACAGCGCGGCGTTTGCAGTCCCCTCGGCGTATGACGGCACCTGGGGCGAGAACATGGGTAATGTTGGTCGCAACGCATTGCGCGGACCCGGCTTCTTCCAGTGGGACTTCTCCGCGATGAAGAACTTCAGCCTCACCGAGAAGGCGAAGCTTCAGTTCCGGACTGACCTGTTCAACATCCTGAACCACCCGAACTACTCAAACCCGGATGGCGGCATCTGCCTGGCTGTTACGCCGGCTTCCGGTACCACTTCGGCCGGCTGCCTGCCGAACGCCAACTTTGGTGTGACCGCTTCCACCGTCGCCAACCAGACGGGCAACGGTCAGATTGGCAATGGCACGGCGCGTCAGGCGCAGTTCTCGGTCAAACTGCTCTTCTAA
- a CDS encoding alpha/beta hydrolase family protein, with amino-acid sequence MRPVAKTFYIALMLFVVILPLQSSAQRLNPAPPASGDIVEQHSFFSAALQRQMRYDIVLPVGYSVGQQRYPVLYLLHGWQGDETNWVKLTHLVELASHYALIIVTPEAANSWYVNSATNPADRYADYIADDLITEIDGHYRTIASSHQRAIAGLSMGGYGALLQTLHHPGLFSFTASISGAFDGPSGADQIMPQLKPSTDQAFGSPGTTTRKQNDLDVLIAAADPAKTPYMLLDCGTADPFLPSNRHVVEELWSRGVSYEYHELPGAHTWSFWDNSLPNLFDVLSRKLHLEQPAVAARAAVR; translated from the coding sequence ATGCGCCCTGTCGCGAAGACTTTCTACATTGCGCTGATGCTGTTCGTAGTTATTCTGCCACTGCAAAGCAGCGCCCAGCGGTTGAATCCTGCTCCGCCCGCGAGTGGAGATATCGTTGAGCAGCACAGTTTCTTCAGTGCAGCTCTCCAGCGGCAGATGCGCTACGACATTGTGCTGCCCGTAGGATATTCAGTAGGACAGCAGCGTTATCCGGTCCTCTACCTTCTGCATGGCTGGCAGGGAGATGAGACGAACTGGGTGAAGCTCACTCACCTGGTCGAGCTGGCATCCCACTATGCGCTGATCATTGTCACTCCGGAAGCGGCCAACTCCTGGTACGTTAACTCTGCCACAAATCCTGCCGATCGCTATGCCGATTACATAGCGGACGATTTGATTACCGAGATTGATGGGCATTACCGGACGATCGCTTCATCTCATCAGCGCGCTATAGCGGGTCTGTCGATGGGCGGTTATGGAGCGTTGCTGCAGACCCTTCATCACCCAGGCCTGTTCAGCTTTACCGCTAGCATCAGTGGTGCATTCGACGGCCCCTCTGGTGCCGATCAGATCATGCCCCAGCTCAAGCCAAGCACTGACCAGGCGTTCGGTAGCCCAGGAACCACGACGCGCAAGCAGAACGATCTCGACGTGTTGATCGCAGCCGCCGACCCTGCGAAGACGCCCTACATGCTTCTCGACTGCGGTACGGCCGATCCATTTCTTCCCTCGAATCGCCATGTCGTCGAAGAGCTATGGTCGCGGGGAGTCAGCTACGAGTACCACGAACTGCCTGGCGCCCACACGTGGTCCTTCTGGGACAACTCGCTTCCAAATCTTTTCGATGTGCTCTCCAGGAAGCTTCACCTCGAACAGCCAGCAGTTGCCGCACGCGCCGCTGTTCGCTGA
- a CDS encoding DeoR/GlpR family DNA-binding transcription regulator yields the protein MAKRKGESLRNKPELEARNKQEARYQAILNVLHKTGSVSVDALSEQLQVTVVTIRRDLDTLERKGLLHRTHGGAVPIQPLFYEPFRRDRSFVMQVERQADEKRRIGYAAAALIEPDETIAVTPGTTADAVVRALPLNCNLTVVTNTANVAMELSKRKDIKVFVTGGTLHGEWFSLVGPHALRSLDNMLIHTLFIGADGLDPDWGATSFDQDEGELCRTMVEHARRLIAVVDHTKLRKVANWRICQARSLHTIVTDTGATDAMVAPFRNMGIEIIRA from the coding sequence ATGGCCAAGCGCAAAGGTGAAAGTTTGAGAAATAAGCCGGAACTCGAAGCCAGAAACAAGCAGGAGGCTCGTTATCAAGCCATCCTGAACGTGCTTCACAAGACCGGATCCGTCTCGGTGGATGCGCTAAGTGAGCAACTCCAGGTGACTGTCGTCACGATCCGCAGGGATCTGGACACTCTGGAACGCAAAGGTCTCCTTCACCGCACTCACGGTGGAGCAGTGCCTATTCAGCCGCTGTTTTATGAACCGTTCCGTCGGGATCGTTCTTTCGTGATGCAGGTGGAGCGGCAGGCCGACGAAAAGAGACGCATCGGGTACGCTGCGGCAGCGCTCATTGAACCGGATGAAACAATTGCCGTGACTCCGGGCACTACGGCGGACGCTGTGGTCCGCGCATTGCCGCTGAATTGTAACCTGACGGTCGTAACCAACACGGCGAATGTGGCGATGGAGCTTTCGAAACGCAAAGACATCAAGGTTTTCGTCACTGGCGGGACACTTCACGGAGAGTGGTTTTCGCTGGTCGGTCCGCATGCGCTTCGCAGTCTCGACAACATGCTGATACACACACTGTTCATCGGCGCGGACGGTCTAGATCCGGATTGGGGGGCTACCTCGTTCGATCAGGATGAAGGGGAGTTATGTCGGACTATGGTCGAACATGCCCGTCGCCTTATCGCGGTTGTCGACCATACGAAGTTACGAAAAGTGGCGAACTGGAGAATTTGCCAGGCGCGCAGTCTCCATACGATCGTCACCGACACCGGCGCGACGGATGCGATGGTTGCTCCCTTTCGCAATATGGGAATAGAGATCATCCGCGCCTAA
- the bglX gene encoding beta-glucosidase BglX, which produces MITARIRCDYLLIAALLNLITWGAIAQKGDGSDAEMHRFVSGLMARMTLEEKIGQMSQIAQHVPPLIPHEESIRREQVGSFLFVRDANEINRLQHIAVDETRLHIPLLFGFDVVHGYRTIYPVPLALAASWDPSLVESVQHMAAGEAASVGIRWTFAPMVDIARDARWGRIMEGAGEDPYLGERMAEAQVRGFQGSTLGAPDSILACVKHFAGYGAAAGGRDYDEVDVSDNLLWNLYLPPFHAAEKAHAATFMAAYMNFNGVPASANGFLLHDVLRQDWGFQGLVVSDWETIANLTTHGFAANDADAAARAVNAGVDMEMTSHLYLQNLAADVRAGKVPSSTIDDSVRRILEAKYKLGLFTNPYAPEGAAEHELISAEQRQAARRAAERAAVLLRNDNDLLPLNRSSLHSLAVVGALADSKADTMGSWSLAGHYDDTVTILEGIRAKLGRSVDVRFARGVELDRGSESIFDPQFASPKPRLLTQQQRDAAFAQAIDTIKHSDAAVLVMGELQSMNGERASRQSLDLPGDQEWLLEAAVATGKPVVLVLLSGRPLTIDWAATHVPAILDMWYPGTEGGNAVADLLFGDADPGGKLPITWPRSVGQEPLYYNPTLSQIPTDRDTMYWDGSNAPLYPFGYGLSYSRISINDLNLSSDRLQPGGILSATVTMANTSHRDGDQVVELYVHQRAGSSARPVRELKGFQRVSIKAGQSRMVTIPLHAEDLRYWSAETRKWEEGSGTFDMWVGDSSTATEHATFVEEP; this is translated from the coding sequence ATGATCACCGCAAGAATCCGATGTGACTATCTACTCATTGCTGCATTGCTGAACCTGATTACCTGGGGGGCCATCGCCCAGAAGGGCGACGGTTCAGACGCTGAGATGCATCGTTTCGTGAGCGGCTTGATGGCGCGGATGACGCTCGAGGAAAAAATCGGGCAAATGTCACAGATCGCGCAGCACGTACCCCCCCTCATTCCGCATGAGGAGAGCATTCGGCGCGAGCAGGTCGGCTCCTTCTTATTCGTGCGCGATGCGAACGAGATCAATCGGCTCCAGCACATTGCAGTAGATGAGACACGACTGCACATCCCGCTGCTATTTGGGTTCGATGTCGTCCACGGATACCGCACGATCTATCCCGTTCCTCTTGCGTTGGCGGCTTCATGGGACCCATCGCTGGTGGAATCGGTGCAACACATGGCGGCGGGTGAAGCTGCTTCCGTTGGCATCCGCTGGACCTTTGCGCCTATGGTGGACATTGCCCGTGACGCTCGGTGGGGTCGCATCATGGAAGGAGCGGGTGAGGATCCTTACCTTGGTGAGCGAATGGCGGAAGCTCAGGTGCGTGGCTTTCAAGGATCCACACTCGGTGCTCCGGACAGCATACTCGCGTGTGTAAAGCATTTTGCCGGCTATGGTGCAGCGGCAGGTGGCAGGGATTATGACGAGGTGGACGTCAGCGACAATCTGCTCTGGAATCTCTATCTGCCTCCATTTCACGCTGCAGAAAAGGCTCACGCGGCAACATTTATGGCGGCTTACATGAATTTCAACGGAGTGCCCGCCAGCGCAAACGGCTTTCTGCTGCATGATGTTCTGCGTCAGGACTGGGGCTTCCAGGGACTTGTGGTCAGCGACTGGGAGACCATCGCAAACCTCACGACGCACGGTTTCGCCGCCAACGATGCAGACGCCGCTGCGCGTGCCGTAAATGCCGGTGTTGACATGGAGATGACCTCCCATCTTTATCTGCAGAATCTCGCTGCAGATGTTAGAGCCGGTAAAGTGCCCAGCTCTACGATTGATGATTCGGTGCGGCGCATTCTTGAAGCAAAGTACAAACTCGGTCTCTTCACTAACCCGTACGCGCCCGAAGGCGCCGCAGAACATGAGTTGATCTCGGCGGAGCAGCGCCAAGCAGCCCGACGCGCTGCAGAGCGGGCCGCTGTTCTCCTGAGAAACGACAACGATCTGCTTCCGCTGAATCGATCCTCGCTTCACTCACTCGCAGTCGTCGGTGCGCTGGCAGACTCGAAAGCAGACACGATGGGTTCCTGGAGCCTTGCGGGTCACTACGACGACACAGTCACCATCCTCGAAGGCATCCGCGCCAAACTGGGCCGTTCGGTCGATGTGCGATTCGCACGCGGTGTCGAGCTCGATCGCGGTAGTGAATCCATCTTTGATCCGCAGTTCGCCAGCCCGAAACCAAGGCTGCTTACGCAACAGCAAAGAGATGCCGCGTTCGCTCAAGCCATAGACACCATCAAGCACAGCGACGCTGCCGTGCTGGTTATGGGTGAGTTGCAAAGCATGAATGGAGAGCGCGCCTCCCGTCAGTCGCTCGATCTGCCAGGTGATCAGGAATGGTTGCTCGAAGCTGCAGTGGCGACCGGCAAACCTGTTGTCTTGGTGCTGCTGAGTGGCCGGCCTCTCACCATCGACTGGGCCGCCACACATGTTCCTGCGATTCTCGACATGTGGTACCCCGGCACTGAAGGGGGCAACGCAGTCGCCGATTTGCTTTTTGGGGATGCGGATCCAGGTGGCAAGCTGCCAATCACCTGGCCGCGCAGCGTGGGGCAGGAACCGCTCTACTACAATCCCACATTGAGTCAGATTCCAACCGATCGCGACACCATGTATTGGGATGGCTCCAATGCGCCGCTCTATCCCTTCGGTTATGGTTTGAGCTATTCCCGAATTTCGATCAACGACCTCAATCTCTCGAGCGACAGGCTGCAGCCTGGAGGGATACTATCGGCCACTGTAACCATGGCAAATACCAGCCATCGCGACGGCGACCAGGTGGTGGAGCTCTATGTGCACCAGCGTGCGGGAAGTTCAGCGCGGCCTGTGCGCGAGCTCAAGGGGTTCCAGCGCGTCAGCATTAAGGCGGGACAAAGCCGCATGGTCACGATTCCCTTGCACGCAGAAGATCTCCGCTACTGGAGCGCCGAAACACGAAAATGGGAAGAGGGGTCGGGAACCTTTGATATGTGGGTAGGTGATTCCTCGACCGCCACCGAACACGCGACATTCGTGGAAGAACCGTAG
- a CDS encoding L-rhamnose/proton symporter RhaT: MQSTAGGMCLLILAGVMNASFSLPMKFVRSWAWENTWLLWTIFALLVLPPALAFSTIPSFASLLHANGGVVLLVAVCGAAWGIAQVLFGLALDKIGIALTFSIVLGLSAAMGSLIPLLRLHSDRLFTRGGIMSLAGIALVLIGVAASAVAGKIRDRGKETGTTKNAAIGVGLVMAIVSGVCASMMNVGFAYGAPLAATAGAQGANSLWVTDAVWVPLMAGGAVPNVLYCIFLLTKRKTATNYSSPSFARNLSLTFAMGILWFGSSVLYGIATAFLGVLGPVVGWPLFMSLIVIIATLLGLWTGEWRGAAKSAFRVQGFAVAVLVAAVIVLSRASF, encoded by the coding sequence ATGCAAAGCACCGCAGGTGGGATGTGCCTGCTCATTTTGGCCGGCGTAATGAACGCGAGCTTCTCTTTGCCGATGAAGTTCGTCCGCTCATGGGCATGGGAAAACACGTGGTTGCTGTGGACCATCTTCGCGCTTCTCGTACTTCCCCCGGCTCTGGCGTTCAGCACGATCCCTTCGTTTGCATCTCTTCTGCACGCAAACGGTGGTGTCGTTCTGCTTGTAGCCGTGTGCGGGGCAGCCTGGGGCATTGCCCAGGTGCTCTTCGGTCTTGCACTCGATAAGATCGGAATTGCGCTCACCTTTTCTATTGTGCTGGGGCTTTCGGCAGCGATGGGAAGCCTGATACCGCTGCTCCGACTTCATTCTGACCGATTGTTCACTCGCGGTGGAATCATGTCGCTCGCGGGAATCGCATTGGTTTTGATCGGCGTTGCGGCAAGCGCTGTGGCTGGCAAGATTCGTGACCGTGGAAAAGAAACTGGCACAACAAAGAATGCAGCAATCGGCGTCGGGTTGGTGATGGCCATCGTGAGCGGGGTCTGCGCTTCGATGATGAACGTGGGATTCGCTTACGGAGCTCCTCTTGCAGCCACGGCCGGAGCCCAGGGAGCAAATTCGCTCTGGGTCACAGACGCGGTCTGGGTTCCGCTCATGGCGGGTGGCGCGGTTCCGAACGTGCTCTACTGCATCTTTCTACTTACCAAGCGCAAGACCGCGACAAACTACTCATCTCCCAGCTTTGCGCGCAACCTTTCGCTCACCTTCGCGATGGGAATCCTCTGGTTCGGCAGCAGCGTTCTCTATGGCATCGCCACAGCGTTCCTCGGTGTGTTGGGTCCGGTTGTCGGCTGGCCATTATTCATGTCGCTCATCGTCATCATCGCGACACTCCTCGGTCTATGGACGGGAGAGTGGCGCGGCGCGGCCAAAAGTGCCTTCCGCGTACAAGGGTTTGCTGTTGCGGTGTTAGTTGCCGCAGTCATCGTGTTGTCACGTGCAAGCTTCTGA
- a CDS encoding ROK family protein gives MTLLGLDLGGSHAACSLISEQTVLATEHLSFADSTSFRAVLPEITNCLQRLALSAKEPVSGLGVGMCGLVDSRRNRVLSTNGKYEDTVAFDFEGWGLQSLGVPVRLENDARLALRGEMHAGAARGVSDVVMFTLGTGIGGVAAMQGAPLVGVHGQAGVLGGHVPVRAHGRRCTCGGQGCAEAEASGWSLPEICREWPGFAESCLVDKPLNFKTLFDCSAAGDKIAIEVREHCLTIWGMMAVAAVHSFDPELIVLGGGAMRAANQIVPPLQQYVEQNTWTPWGKVRIAVAELGDQAAALGVPTLFPEGTD, from the coding sequence ATGACACTTCTTGGCCTTGATCTTGGCGGCTCCCACGCAGCTTGCAGCCTGATCAGTGAGCAGACCGTTTTAGCCACTGAACACCTGTCGTTCGCAGACAGCACCAGCTTCAGAGCGGTTTTGCCTGAAATAACCAACTGCCTCCAGAGACTGGCACTTTCGGCTAAAGAGCCAGTGTCCGGGCTTGGGGTTGGGATGTGTGGTCTGGTTGATTCCAGACGGAACCGGGTGCTCTCGACTAATGGCAAATACGAGGACACGGTTGCTTTCGACTTCGAAGGTTGGGGCCTCCAGAGTCTCGGCGTGCCTGTGCGGCTGGAGAACGACGCGAGGCTTGCGCTTCGCGGCGAGATGCATGCAGGAGCGGCACGAGGCGTTTCGGACGTGGTGATGTTCACTCTTGGAACAGGGATCGGCGGAGTCGCTGCAATGCAGGGAGCGCCCCTCGTGGGCGTTCACGGACAGGCGGGCGTGCTAGGTGGGCATGTGCCGGTGCGTGCCCACGGCCGTCGCTGCACTTGCGGCGGACAAGGTTGCGCAGAGGCCGAGGCCTCTGGGTGGTCGTTGCCAGAGATCTGCCGCGAATGGCCGGGATTCGCGGAGAGCTGTCTGGTGGATAAGCCGCTGAACTTCAAGACTCTTTTCGATTGCAGTGCAGCGGGGGACAAGATCGCGATTGAAGTGCGTGAACACTGTCTGACCATTTGGGGCATGATGGCCGTCGCGGCCGTCCATTCTTTCGATCCAGAACTCATCGTCCTGGGCGGCGGAGCGATGCGGGCAGCGAATCAGATTGTTCCGCCCCTGCAACAGTACGTGGAGCAGAACACCTGGACGCCATGGGGAAAGGTGCGCATTGCGGTCGCCGAACTCGGCGATCAGGCTGCAGCGCTCGGCGTTCCTACTCTGTTTCCCGAAGGAACCGACTAG
- a CDS encoding coagulation factor 5/8 type domain-containing protein, giving the protein MKLIVSFGILCLSGTALAQIPDFGPNVNVFSPDTPVSLMQQEIDKVYAIEQHSEFGSDRHAFLFLPGDYHVDIPIGFYTEVAGLGQTPDATHLIGNIHVDAAARNNNATTTFWRSAENFAVTPEGGTMRWAVSQAVPMRRLHVLGNLVLHQNGWASGGWMSDTLVDGTVDSGPQQQWISRNSEWKNWTGSNWNMVFVGVPQAPAGEWPERTFTKVEKTPLELEKPYIVAPDAQHWSIVVPQLQRDTSGTSWSHNVRAPARTIPFRNVYLAHPGRDTAETLNTQLAKGMNILFVPGLYELDEPVRVSRPNTVLMGLGFATLKPVHGTAAIETSDADGIVLTGLLIDAGEKQSTVLVQVGPRGSTRDHHEHPIAIQDVFFRVGGAGVGKTRINLEINSSGTIVDHTWIWRADHGNGVGWDKNLSDNGIVVNGNDVTIYGLFVEHHEQFQVLWNGDGGRTYFYQSEIPYDPPNQAAYTSVRDVDGWASYKVADTVKKHEAWGLGVYSVFTYPDVFISHAIEVPQTPQVRLHHMITVCLLTHGGIRHIVDDAGDATQCAPHRVDPKLTEFPMPQTSK; this is encoded by the coding sequence ATGAAATTGATCGTCTCCTTCGGAATACTCTGCCTTTCCGGAACCGCCCTCGCACAGATCCCGGATTTCGGTCCGAATGTGAATGTCTTTTCGCCGGATACGCCGGTGAGTCTGATGCAACAAGAGATCGACAAGGTGTATGCGATTGAGCAGCACAGCGAATTCGGCAGCGACAGACATGCGTTTCTTTTCTTGCCCGGCGATTACCACGTAGACATTCCGATTGGTTTCTATACAGAGGTCGCAGGCCTCGGACAGACGCCGGACGCTACCCATCTGATCGGCAACATTCATGTTGATGCTGCGGCACGCAACAATAATGCGACGACGACCTTCTGGCGCTCAGCCGAGAACTTCGCGGTCACGCCGGAAGGAGGGACGATGCGCTGGGCGGTGTCACAGGCGGTGCCGATGCGACGCCTGCACGTGCTCGGAAATCTGGTACTGCACCAGAATGGGTGGGCTTCTGGCGGATGGATGTCCGACACATTGGTGGATGGCACTGTGGACAGCGGCCCGCAGCAGCAGTGGATCTCGCGCAATAGCGAGTGGAAGAACTGGACCGGTTCAAACTGGAACATGGTCTTTGTGGGCGTTCCTCAAGCGCCGGCGGGTGAGTGGCCGGAGCGTACATTCACAAAGGTGGAGAAGACTCCACTTGAGCTTGAAAAGCCCTACATTGTTGCTCCGGATGCGCAGCACTGGAGCATTGTCGTTCCACAGCTGCAGCGCGATACTTCCGGGACGAGCTGGAGCCATAACGTTCGAGCTCCCGCAAGAACGATCCCGTTTCGCAATGTGTATCTGGCTCATCCGGGCAGAGATACAGCAGAGACGCTGAACACGCAACTCGCCAAAGGGATGAATATTCTGTTCGTCCCGGGGCTTTACGAACTGGACGAACCAGTGCGCGTCAGTCGCCCAAATACTGTTCTGATGGGTCTGGGATTCGCGACGCTCAAACCAGTACACGGAACGGCTGCGATAGAAACCTCAGATGCGGATGGGATCGTACTGACTGGCCTCCTAATCGACGCGGGCGAGAAACAGTCAACGGTGTTGGTACAAGTTGGACCTCGAGGCAGTACGCGCGATCATCATGAGCATCCGATTGCAATCCAGGACGTTTTCTTCCGCGTCGGCGGAGCAGGTGTAGGTAAAACCAGAATTAATCTTGAGATCAACAGCAGTGGAACAATCGTCGACCATACGTGGATCTGGCGCGCGGACCATGGCAACGGAGTTGGCTGGGACAAGAACCTGAGTGACAACGGCATTGTCGTCAACGGCAATGATGTGACGATCTATGGGCTATTCGTAGAGCATCACGAGCAGTTCCAAGTGTTGTGGAACGGCGACGGCGGGAGGACCTATTTTTATCAATCGGAGATTCCCTACGATCCTCCGAACCAAGCCGCTTACACGAGTGTACGGGATGTCGACGGATGGGCATCCTACAAGGTCGCTGACACCGTAAAGAAGCATGAGGCGTGGGGCCTCGGTGTCTATAGCGTGTTCACGTATCCCGACGTCTTTATCTCGCATGCGATTGAAGTGCCGCAAACACCGCAGGTACGGCTTCATCACATGATTACGGTCTGCCTGCTCACACATGGTGGAATACGCCACATCGTCGACGATGCCGGCGATGCAACCCAATGTGCGCCGCACAGAGTCGATCCAAAACTGACAGAATTTCCGATGCCCCAGACGTCTAAGTGA